A window from Candidatus Methylomirabilota bacterium encodes these proteins:
- the secF gene encoding protein translocase subunit SecF has product MLQIFVNTNYDFVGKRRWFYLASLGAVIVSIVSIVLHGGLNYGIDFTGGTLIQLRYEKPVTVDHVRRGLDRIGLGTAVIQQFGDPQEYLVRLPQSDRKSDELTKAVQTALSATGDGALEIRRVEFVGPQVGRDLQLQALYAVLAGMAGILVYVAIRFDYRGGVVSVLALAHDVMVTLGALSITGREISLPVLAALLTIVGYSINDTIVVFDRIRETRGRGTRRGPGLAGLINSAINQTLSRTLLTSFTTFLSAFVLFLFGGEVLRDFAFALVIGVVTGTYSSVAAAALILDWENWSRGKAPAGGKVPAKA; this is encoded by the coding sequence ATGCTGCAGATCTTCGTCAACACCAACTATGACTTCGTGGGCAAGCGGCGCTGGTTCTATCTGGCGTCGCTGGGCGCTGTGATCGTCTCGATCGTCTCGATCGTGCTGCACGGCGGGCTCAACTACGGCATCGACTTCACCGGGGGCACCTTGATCCAGCTGCGCTACGAGAAGCCGGTCACCGTGGACCACGTGCGGCGAGGCCTGGACCGCATCGGGCTCGGCACCGCGGTGATCCAGCAGTTCGGCGATCCGCAGGAGTACCTGGTGCGGCTGCCCCAGAGCGACCGGAAGTCGGACGAGCTCACCAAGGCGGTGCAGACCGCCCTCTCGGCGACGGGTGACGGCGCGCTGGAGATCCGGCGGGTGGAGTTCGTGGGACCCCAGGTGGGACGCGACCTCCAGCTCCAGGCGCTCTACGCGGTGCTCGCCGGCATGGCGGGCATCCTCGTCTACGTCGCCATCCGGTTCGACTACCGCGGCGGCGTGGTCTCCGTCCTCGCGTTGGCCCACGACGTGATGGTGACGCTGGGCGCGCTCTCCATCACCGGCCGCGAGATCTCGCTGCCCGTCCTCGCCGCCCTCCTCACCATCGTCGGCTACTCGATCAACGACACCATCGTGGTGTTCGACCGCATTCGGGAGACCCGCGGGCGGGGGACGCGGCGGGGCCCCGGCCTGGCCGGCCTCATCAACTCCGCCATCAACCAGACCCTGTCCCGGACCCTGCTGACCTCGTTCACCACGTTCCTCTCGGCCTTCGTCCTCTTCCTTTTCGGGGGCGAGGTGCTGCGCGACTTTGCCTTCGCCCTCGTCATCGGGGTGGTCACCGGGACCTACTCATCCGTGGCGGCGGCGGCGCTGATCCTCGACTGGGAGAACTGGAGCCGCGGGAAGGCCCCCGCCGGAGGCAAGGTCCCCGCCAAGGCCTGA
- the secD gene encoding protein translocase subunit SecD: MRRQLGLRIAIVAVVILGSLAYLYPPPFLRTWLYGSAVPARPHVLLPSTLNLGLDLQGGIHLVLGVDLDKAIESQTERAVSSVRGTLDKKGIAVTRVQRRGTTDIEVQLASPQSWGAAQTAVSELANFEVKEPDQAAGRFVLAMRAREVSTLKDLSVRQALETIRNRVDQFGVAEPSIQQQGENRILVQLPGVQEPERAKALIGKTALLEFKLVDERADPERAARENVVPEGDELLIQRRVDKQTREERRIPYVVGKKAVLTGADLSTARVSIDQNTGEPYVSVEFNPAGARVFSELTEASVGKRLAIVLDGNVHSAPVIRERIPSGQAQITGGFTAEEATDLAIVLRAGALPAPVQVLEERTVGPSLGVDSIQRGVWSTIAAAASVVVFMLIFYRLSGLIANLALGLNLLILLAAMAGFHATLTLPGIAGIVLTIGMAVDTNILIFERIREELRAGKTVRAAIDAGFARAFRTVIDTHVTVLVSAAILYEFGTGPVKGFAVSLAIGILASLFTAVFFTRLIFDLIYMGPRRIESISI; this comes from the coding sequence ATGCGGCGACAGCTCGGCCTCCGCATCGCGATCGTCGCCGTCGTCATCCTCGGGTCGCTGGCGTATCTCTACCCGCCGCCGTTCCTGCGGACGTGGCTCTACGGGAGCGCGGTACCGGCGAGGCCCCACGTTCTCCTGCCGTCAACCCTCAATCTCGGGCTCGACCTCCAGGGCGGAATCCATCTCGTGCTCGGGGTGGACCTGGACAAGGCCATCGAGTCGCAGACCGAGCGCGCGGTGAGCTCGGTGCGGGGGACGCTGGACAAGAAGGGCATCGCGGTGACGCGGGTCCAGCGTCGGGGCACCACCGACATCGAGGTCCAGCTCGCTTCGCCGCAATCGTGGGGCGCCGCGCAGACCGCGGTCTCGGAGCTGGCCAACTTCGAGGTGAAGGAGCCCGATCAGGCGGCGGGCCGCTTCGTCCTCGCCATGCGGGCGCGCGAGGTCAGCACGCTCAAGGACCTCTCGGTGCGGCAGGCCCTGGAGACCATCCGCAACCGCGTGGACCAGTTCGGCGTCGCCGAGCCGTCCATCCAGCAGCAGGGTGAGAATCGCATCCTGGTGCAGCTTCCCGGGGTGCAGGAGCCCGAGCGGGCCAAGGCTCTCATCGGCAAGACCGCCCTCCTCGAGTTCAAGCTGGTGGACGAGCGCGCGGATCCCGAGCGCGCGGCGCGCGAGAACGTGGTGCCGGAGGGCGACGAGCTCCTCATCCAGCGGCGGGTGGACAAGCAGACGCGGGAGGAGCGTCGCATCCCCTACGTGGTGGGCAAGAAGGCGGTGCTTACCGGCGCGGATCTGTCCACCGCGCGGGTGTCCATCGACCAGAACACCGGCGAGCCCTACGTGTCGGTGGAGTTCAATCCCGCAGGGGCCCGGGTGTTCTCCGAGCTGACCGAGGCCAGCGTGGGCAAGCGGCTGGCCATCGTCCTCGACGGCAACGTCCACTCGGCGCCGGTGATCCGGGAGCGCATCCCCTCCGGACAGGCGCAGATCACCGGGGGCTTCACCGCGGAGGAGGCCACCGACCTCGCCATCGTGCTGCGCGCGGGCGCGCTGCCCGCGCCCGTCCAGGTGCTCGAGGAGCGCACGGTGGGGCCGTCACTCGGGGTGGACTCGATCCAGAGGGGCGTGTGGTCCACCATCGCCGCGGCCGCCTCGGTGGTCGTGTTCATGCTCATCTTCTATCGCCTGTCCGGCCTCATCGCCAACCTCGCCCTCGGCCTCAACCTCCTGATCCTGCTCGCGGCCATGGCGGGCTTCCATGCGACGCTGACCCTGCCGGGCATCGCGGGCATCGTGCTCACGATCGGCATGGCGGTGGATACCAACATCCTCATCTTCGAGCGCATCCGCGAGGAGCTGCGGGCGGGGAAGACCGTGCGCGCGGCCATCGACGCGGGCTTCGCGCGGGCCTTCCGCACCGTCATCGATACGCACGTGACCGTGCTCGTGTCCGCGGCCATCCTCTACGAGTTCGGCACGGGCCCCGTGAAGGGCTTCGCGGTCTCGCTGGCCATCGGCATCCTCGCCAGCCTCTTCACCGCGGTGTTCTTCACCCGCCTGATCTTCGACCTCATCTACATGGGCCCGCGGCGCATCGAGTCGATCTCGATCTAG
- the yajC gene encoding preprotein translocase subunit YajC, which yields MVDLAYAMAQAPGGSGANGGGILSILPLMVGMFAIMYFIVIRPQQKQKRDRDAMLGAIKKGDRVVTTSGIHGTVAGLDEHTITLRVGDQVKLTFDRAAVGRIVPAQGEKDGSS from the coding sequence ATGGTCGATCTCGCCTACGCGATGGCGCAGGCGCCGGGCGGAAGCGGTGCGAACGGTGGCGGCATCCTGTCGATCCTGCCGCTCATGGTTGGCATGTTCGCCATCATGTACTTCATCGTCATCCGCCCGCAGCAGAAGCAGAAGCGTGACCGCGATGCGATGCTCGGCGCGATCAAGAAGGGCGATCGCGTCGTGACCACCAGCGGGATACACGGCACCGTGGCCGGCCTGGACGAGCACACCATCACGCTCCGCGTGGGAGACCAGGTGAAGCTCACCTTCGACCGGGCCGCAGTAGGGCGGATCGTTCCCGCCCAGGGAGAGAAGGACGGGTCGAGCTGA
- the tgt gene encoding tRNA guanosine(34) transglycosylase Tgt, protein MGAFGFELLAVDGAARRGRIRTAHGTVDTPAFMPVATLGSVKSLAPADIRAAGAQLVLSNTYHLFLRPGHELVRELGGLHRFMGWDGPILTDSGGFQVWSLAALRRLGEDGVEFRSHVDGSRRFLTPELSIEIQQALGVDIIHPLDECLGHPATEAETERSLALTQRWLRRSVAADRRGPGGQALFGIVQGGVYPALRRRAVEDAAALDLPGYAIGGLAVGEPKPVLLDITAVTAALLPKDRPRYLMGVGKPPDLVEAVARGVDCFDCALPTRNARNGQVFTADGPLAIRNARYARDAAPLDAECSCEACRGFSRAYLRHLFMARELLAYRLLSVHNITFYQRLVGAMRAAIAEGRFDPFRTRFLDRYGVKSHAGRDGVPSSDDISTDGEV, encoded by the coding sequence ATGGGCGCGTTCGGCTTCGAGCTTCTGGCCGTCGACGGCGCCGCGCGCCGCGGGCGCATCCGCACCGCGCACGGCACGGTCGACACGCCCGCCTTCATGCCGGTGGCCACGCTCGGCTCGGTGAAGAGCCTCGCGCCCGCCGACATCCGCGCCGCCGGCGCTCAGCTCGTGCTGTCGAATACCTACCACCTCTTCCTCCGGCCGGGGCACGAGCTCGTGCGAGAGCTGGGCGGCCTCCACCGTTTCATGGGCTGGGATGGGCCCATCCTCACCGACTCCGGCGGCTTCCAGGTATGGAGCCTGGCCGCTCTGCGCCGCCTGGGCGAGGACGGCGTGGAGTTCCGCTCGCACGTCGACGGCTCGCGCCGCTTCCTCACCCCCGAGCTGTCCATCGAGATCCAGCAGGCGCTCGGTGTCGACATCATTCATCCGCTCGACGAGTGTCTGGGTCACCCCGCCACCGAGGCCGAGACCGAGCGCTCGCTCGCGCTGACCCAGCGCTGGCTGCGACGCTCTGTGGCGGCAGACCGGCGGGGGCCCGGCGGGCAGGCGCTCTTCGGCATCGTGCAGGGAGGCGTCTACCCCGCGCTGCGCCGTCGCGCGGTGGAAGACGCGGCCGCCCTCGACCTTCCCGGCTATGCCATCGGTGGCCTCGCGGTGGGCGAGCCGAAGCCCGTGCTCCTCGACATCACCGCCGTCACCGCCGCGCTCCTGCCGAAAGACCGCCCGCGCTACCTGATGGGCGTGGGAAAGCCGCCGGATCTGGTGGAGGCGGTGGCGCGCGGCGTGGACTGCTTCGACTGCGCGCTCCCCACCCGCAACGCGCGCAACGGTCAGGTGTTCACCGCCGACGGGCCCCTGGCCATCCGGAACGCGCGCTACGCGCGCGACGCCGCGCCGCTCGACGCCGAGTGCTCGTGCGAGGCGTGCCGAGGATTCTCGCGCGCCTATCTGCGCCACCTCTTCATGGCCCGCGAGCTCCTCGCGTACCGGCTGCTGTCAGTCCACAACATCACCTTCTATCAACGGCTCGTTGGGGCGATGCGCGCGGCCATCGCGGAGGGCCGCTTCGACCCATTCCGCACTCGGTTTCTGGATCGATATGGGGTAAAATCGCACGCTGGTCGCGACGGTGTTCCAAGTTCCGACGACATCTCGACGGACGGGGAGGTCTGA
- the queA gene encoding tRNA preQ1(34) S-adenosylmethionine ribosyltransferase-isomerase QueA: MDVAQFDYDLPPSAIAQEPVTPRDASRLLVLDRARGAWEDRRFADLPGLLRAGDCLVVNESRVIPARLLGAREDDGRPVELLLVREIGPARWEALAWPGRRCRRGARIALGGGTASATVTAEGERGLRVITLEAPGDARELLARHGLPPLPPYIARHRAPTPEDHERYQTVYARADGSVAAPTAGLHFTTALLDAVRARGVEVHALTLHVGPGTFRPVTSASVEGHRMDGEAVEIPAATAAAVNAARAAGRRVIAVGTTTTRALEWAAAGTGQVVAGAGCADLFIHPPYAFRAVDALVTNFHLPRSTLLMLVAALTGRELMLAAYRHAAAAGYRFYSYGDAMLVV; the protein is encoded by the coding sequence ATGGATGTCGCGCAGTTCGACTACGACCTTCCCCCCTCGGCCATCGCGCAGGAGCCGGTCACGCCGCGGGATGCGTCGCGCCTCCTCGTCCTCGATCGTGCGCGGGGCGCGTGGGAGGACCGCCGCTTCGCCGACCTGCCTGGTCTCCTGCGCGCCGGCGATTGCCTGGTCGTCAACGAGAGCCGGGTGATTCCCGCTCGCTTGCTCGGCGCGAGGGAAGACGACGGCCGCCCGGTGGAGCTGCTGCTCGTTCGCGAGATCGGCCCGGCGCGCTGGGAAGCACTGGCGTGGCCCGGCCGTCGCTGTCGCCGGGGGGCCCGCATCGCGCTGGGCGGAGGGACGGCGTCCGCCACCGTCACCGCCGAGGGCGAGCGCGGCCTCCGGGTGATCACCCTCGAGGCTCCCGGGGACGCGCGCGAGCTGCTCGCCCGCCACGGGCTCCCGCCGCTCCCGCCCTACATCGCGCGCCACCGCGCGCCCACGCCGGAGGATCACGAGCGCTACCAGACCGTGTATGCGCGCGCGGACGGCTCGGTGGCTGCCCCCACCGCCGGTCTGCACTTCACCACCGCGCTGCTCGATGCCGTGCGCGCGCGCGGCGTCGAGGTGCACGCGCTGACGCTCCACGTGGGGCCCGGCACCTTCCGTCCCGTGACGTCCGCCAGCGTGGAGGGCCATCGGATGGATGGCGAGGCGGTGGAGATTCCCGCCGCGACCGCGGCGGCGGTGAACGCGGCACGTGCGGCCGGCCGCCGCGTGATCGCGGTGGGCACGACCACGACGCGCGCCCTCGAGTGGGCGGCGGCGGGGACGGGCCAGGTGGTCGCCGGCGCGGGCTGTGCCGACCTCTTCATCCACCCGCCGTATGCCTTCCGCGCGGTGGATGCGCTCGTGACGAACTTCCACCTCCCGCGCTCGACCCTCCTCATGCTGGTGGCGGCCCTCACCGGCCGCGAGCTGATGCTAGCCGCGTATCGCCACGCGGCGGCGGCGGGATACCGATTCTATTCCTACGGCGACGCGATGCTGGTCGTGTAG
- a CDS encoding tRNA-binding protein yields MSLTWAEFGKVDMRVGTVVDAQRFPEARRPAYKLWVDFGPLGVKRSSAQITHRYALGDLVGRRVIAVVNFPPKQIGPFVSEVLVLGAYDERGEVILLRPDFEVAPGARIG; encoded by the coding sequence ATGAGCCTGACCTGGGCGGAGTTCGGGAAGGTCGACATGCGCGTGGGCACGGTCGTCGACGCCCAGCGGTTCCCGGAGGCGCGCCGGCCCGCGTACAAGCTGTGGGTGGACTTCGGGCCGCTCGGCGTAAAGCGGTCCAGCGCGCAGATCACCCACCGTTACGCCCTCGGCGACCTCGTCGGTCGGCGCGTGATCGCCGTCGTCAACTTTCCTCCCAAGCAGATCGGGCCGTTCGTCTCGGAGGTCCTCGTGCTAGGCGCGTATGACGAGCGCGGCGAGGTCATCCTGCTGCGGCCGGACTTCGAGGTGGCCCCGGGCGCGCGCATCGGCTGA
- a CDS encoding SpoIID/LytB domain-containing protein yields MSRPRALALAALLALLAVAAGPAWANGDIRVALVEGARSVELGGGPLTLRNLVGRSLTRHSPTWIRVVGRGDSLEVRGLGREVLRLDALRVTAAPGGAVRVNALDYPGAIEIRRAADGLLVVNTLPLEEYVGGSVKAEAGESMPLEMLKAQAIVARTYAAYHRRLNAGKPYEIVATTAHQQYVGRVGASSPVWTAVRETRGQVLLWEGELFPAFYHTDSGGHTEDPRVVFAAANMPALRGVRVDFPSDSPHHLWNLDLPLAELSAALQRAGAGVGRVTGLEVLERSASLRVTRILVTGSAGEVVLRGNDLRRIVGYDTLKSTLFAVAVDDTTARFAGRGYGHGVGMDQAGAKTMAQLGYSARQIIEYYYPGAEFASLP; encoded by the coding sequence GTGAGCCGCCCGCGTGCGCTGGCCCTCGCCGCGCTCCTCGCGCTCCTCGCGGTGGCGGCCGGGCCGGCGTGGGCGAACGGGGACATCCGCGTGGCGCTCGTCGAGGGTGCGCGCTCGGTCGAGCTCGGCGGCGGGCCCTTGACCCTGCGCAATCTCGTGGGACGCTCGCTCACGCGGCACAGCCCGACGTGGATCCGGGTGGTGGGGCGCGGCGACAGTCTCGAGGTGCGCGGGCTGGGCCGCGAGGTCCTGCGGCTCGACGCCCTCCGCGTGACCGCCGCGCCGGGCGGCGCCGTGCGCGTCAACGCGCTCGACTATCCCGGCGCGATCGAGATCCGCCGCGCCGCCGACGGCCTCCTCGTCGTCAACACGCTGCCCCTCGAGGAGTACGTGGGCGGCAGCGTGAAGGCGGAGGCGGGCGAGTCGATGCCGCTGGAGATGCTCAAGGCCCAGGCCATCGTCGCCCGCACCTATGCCGCCTATCACCGCCGGCTCAATGCCGGCAAGCCCTACGAGATTGTGGCCACCACCGCGCATCAGCAGTACGTCGGTCGCGTGGGGGCGAGCTCCCCGGTCTGGACGGCGGTGCGGGAGACGCGAGGGCAGGTGCTCCTGTGGGAAGGCGAGCTCTTCCCGGCGTTCTACCACACGGACAGCGGCGGGCACACCGAGGATCCGCGCGTGGTGTTCGCCGCCGCCAACATGCCGGCGCTGCGCGGCGTGAGGGTCGACTTCCCGTCGGATTCTCCGCACCATCTCTGGAATCTCGACCTCCCGCTCGCCGAGTTGTCGGCCGCGCTGCAGCGCGCCGGCGCCGGAGTGGGGCGCGTCACCGGACTCGAGGTGCTCGAGCGAAGCGCATCCCTCCGCGTCACCCGCATCCTCGTGACCGGATCGGCAGGGGAGGTCGTCCTGCGCGGGAATGATCTGCGGCGGATCGTCGGCTACGACACGCTCAAGAGCACCCTCTTCGCGGTGGCGGTCGACGACACCACCGCGCGGTTCGCCGGCCGAGGCTACGGCCACGGGGTGGGCATGGACCAGGCCGGGGCCAAGACGATGGCGCAGCTCGGCTACTCTGCGCGTCAGATCATCGAGTACTACTATCCGGGCGCGGAGTTCGCCTCCCTCCCGTAG
- a CDS encoding DUF2905 domain-containing protein, with protein sequence MTDLGKILLGVGVVMVILGAALWLAGGFLGKVPWIGRLPGDIYIERGNFRFYFPLATSILVSILLTLLFILIGRR encoded by the coding sequence ATGACCGACCTCGGCAAAATCCTCCTCGGCGTCGGGGTCGTCATGGTAATCCTGGGAGCAGCCCTGTGGCTCGCGGGCGGCTTTCTGGGAAAGGTGCCATGGATCGGCCGACTGCCCGGCGACATCTACATCGAGCGCGGCAATTTCCGCTTCTACTTCCCCCTCGCGACGTCGATCCTCGTCTCGATCCTGTTGACCCTGCTATTCATCCTCATCGGGCGGCGGTGA